In a genomic window of Penaeus vannamei isolate JL-2024 chromosome 10, ASM4276789v1, whole genome shotgun sequence:
- the LOC113829059 gene encoding uncharacterized protein (The sequence of the model RefSeq protein was modified relative to this genomic sequence to represent the inferred CDS: added 10 bases not found in genome assembly), whose translation MEAVKLALYILLGVSLLCVVTSSMLIHGVRRKRRGLLLPYIVQEVINIIIFIVLIIGTLVIVGTHQIIVSAVVGVIGGILIHLYFMLVVISQYQALGLIRMHEEISMK comes from the exons TGAAACTGGCGTTGTATATCCTGCTGGGAGTGTCATTGCTGTGTGTCGTTACCTCATCCATGCTTATCCATGGTGTTAGGAGG AAGCGACGTGGTCTCCTCCTGCCTTACATTGTTCAGGaagttatcaacatcatcatcttcattgtcttgATCATTGGAACTTTGGTTATAGTTGGTACTCATCAGATTATTGTCTCTGCAGTCGTTGGAGTTATAGGAGGAATTTTGATTCATCTTTACTTCATGCTTGTCGTCATCTCTCAATACCAAGCTCTTGGGCTCATTCGCATGCATGAAGAGATCAGTATGAAGTAA